The Romeriopsis navalis LEGE 11480 sequence GCCTTGAGCTAGGCTAAAAGAGTAATGACGAATACTTCAGCTTTGCTCAAGCAAGCAGTGCTGAAGCCGCATCACGATCACACATAACAAGCTAGTTTTAGGCACGATCGCTATGGCCTTAGAAAATTTTCCCCTGATTTACGTAATTGCCCTACTCGCGTTGCTCAGCGCCACAGGGATCTTTGTATTGCGGCAGGTGCTAAAAACACGCAAATTAGAAAGTGCCCTCGGACGTCTGCAACGCAAACTTCGTCAAGAGACCGGCACGGCACTCGACTACTACGAGTTAGGCAGTATTCAGCTTGATAAACGGCTCTATGCTCAAGCAATTATTAACCTGAATCGGGCGATCAAAACTGAAGAACTGGATGGAGATGCCCTGGCCGCAGTCTATAACGCCCTCGGATTTGCTTACTTTGCCCAGGAACAGTTTGACCTCGCAATGAAGCAATACAAAGAAGCGCTCAAACTCAGTCCGGAGTATGTGACCGCCATTAATAACTTAGGACACAGCTATGAGCGCAAGCAATTGGCCAATAAGGCTTTAGAAATGTACGATCAAGCACTGGCATTAGAACCCAAAAATGGCACCGCGAAGCGTCGAGCCGAAGCATTGCGAAAACGCATAGCCACACCATCTCCGGCAAAGTAATCAATGGATAGACTGACGTAAGTTTGGAATCATAAACAAGACAACTAACCCCCGCTAATCCTAATCGAACTAGCGGGGGTTAATCTTTGTCTGTTCTGCAATTCAATGCAATTAGCTATCGCCAGGAGGCGTAATAACCGGATCAGGATTTGGTGCAGATGGAGTATTTGTACCGCCTCGATCACCTGGTTGTTCAGCCGGGGGCTCAATTGGAGTCTCCGGAACCGGTTCGACTGGTGGAGTTACAGGTTGCTCGACTGGTGGAGTTACAGGTTGCTCGACTGGTGGAGTTATAGGTTGCTCAACTGGTGGAGTTATAGGTTGCTCGACTGGTGGAGTTACGGGTTGCTCGACTGGTGGAGTTACGGGTTGCTCGACTGGCGGAGACAAACTGCCCGCGGTCGGTGGTGGGTCGATCGGCAGAATTGTGGGCAAGGTCGGATTACTGGGTTGCCCTGGTGGCACCGCCGGTTGATCGGTTGGAGATCGATCAACCGGTGTGTCCACAACAGGAGGAACCGACGGTGAAACCGATGGTGGTGGGACCGGTGGCGTCACTGGTGGGACTAGTGGTGATGTTGGAACTGCCGGCACTGCTGTTGAGACAGGTGGCACCGGACGAGGATTGGCGAGTTGACGCTCAGCCGTATTTTCAAATTGCTGCGAAGATGGATCAATCCCACCCACCGATGCTTGTTGCATCACTAAGTCTTCCGGCTGCAAATTACGTGACGATGGTTGCAAAATTGTTGGGTTAATCGCGACGTTATCCCCGGCAATTGGTTGCTGCGCCAATAATGCTGGTAACGTCTCAGCCTGTACCGCTTTGAGGGTCTTTTGCACTTCCGGATCAGCCAGCGCGGCATCAGCGTCCACCGCCGATTTGCCATCGAGTCCGAGACCTTGAACTAAAGAACTCGTCTGATAGAACGTATTCAAATCAAACTCGTATAACTGCACCTTGCCATCTTTAATCACGGCCATCTGGCCCGCTTCAATCGATCGCTTTTGGCCATTCTCTGCCTCAACATCCATCGGCCCTTCGGGATTATTCGTCAGAGCCAA is a genomic window containing:
- a CDS encoding tetratricopeptide repeat protein; translation: MALENFPLIYVIALLALLSATGIFVLRQVLKTRKLESALGRLQRKLRQETGTALDYYELGSIQLDKRLYAQAIINLNRAIKTEELDGDALAAVYNALGFAYFAQEQFDLAMKQYKEALKLSPEYVTAINNLGHSYERKQLANKALEMYDQALALEPKNGTAKRRAEALRKRIATPSPAK
- a CDS encoding FecR family protein, with translation LDIPMSKKALLFVTALLLSTSATFSGGAAHARRPIAWARVIKLVNTVRFKPAGAGWRFARKSDRLQRAGESLFTSRGSRAELRLSEGSLLRMSSNTHLWIQPNSRNLIQRSGTSLYVIRPGGGRTTIRTPYGRAGIRGSALAVRVNEQTSTMVVLALTNNPEGPMDVEAENGQKRSIEAGQMAVIKDGKVQLYEFDLNTFYQTSSLVQGLGLDGKSAVDADAALADPEVQKTLKAVQAETLPALLAQQPIAGDNVAINPTILQPSSRNLQPEDLVMQQASVGGIDPSSQQFENTAERQLANPRPVPPVSTAVPAVPTSPLVPPVTPPVPPPSVSPSVPPVVDTPVDRSPTDQPAVPPGQPSNPTLPTILPIDPPPTAGSLSPPVEQPVTPPVEQPVTPPVEQPITPPVEQPITPPVEQPVTPPVEQPVTPPVEPVPETPIEPPAEQPGDRGGTNTPSAPNPDPVITPPGDS